One genomic window of Candidatus Methanomethylicota archaeon includes the following:
- a CDS encoding CBS domain-containing protein: MSVKDYMSRVILSADKNLSVFEAAKLMVEKKIPYIIVLDGGKPVGIVTEEDLISKVLAADRDPKTTKLSDIMTTPLLTIDPDATLSEAAAIMSEKRVRKLPVVRDGIIYGVLTTQDVANYLNDYVDRVLKDILKFRPFLILH; encoded by the coding sequence ATGTCTGTTAAAGATTATATGTCTAGGGTTATTTTATCTGCTGACAAGAATTTGAGCGTTTTTGAAGCTGCAAAGCTTATGGTTGAGAAGAAGATTCCATACATCATTGTTTTGGATGGCGGTAAACCTGTTGGAATTGTTACTGAAGAGGATTTGATCAGTAAGGTTTTAGCTGCCGATAGAGACCCTAAAACCACTAAGTTATCTGATATTATGACGACCCCACTTTTAACTATCGATCCTGATGCCACTTTAAGCGAGGCTGCCGCTATTATGAGTGAGAAGAGGGTTCGTAAACTTCCAGTTGTTAGGGATGGGATTATCTATGGGGTTCTCACAACACAGGATGTCGCGAATTATCTTAATGATTATGTGGATAGAGTTTTAAAGGATATTTTAAAGTTTAGACCATTCCTAATATTGCATTAA
- a CDS encoding FAD-binding oxidoreductase has protein sequence MRGVSELCLSKLRSIFGDRIIIDEEILKQYEEDQSYIKGKPSLAVIPETSEEVEKLVEVAKEFRIPLIPRGGGTSLSGGSVPIFGGIIVDFKRMNRILEFDLNNLQVLVEPGVIYDNLNDFLSKYNLFLPPNPATGDQCTIGGMLAENSAGPRSYKYGTIKNWVLGLEVITSSVGKVWIGSRTKKWVSAYNLVSLIVGSEGTLGIITKALLRVAPKPQYRIGVSISSNNLENAGEIIVALTKLNIDISAIELMDDITIAAINKAYNASLPESDAIILLEIEAFSSNDMDNKLEALASYLKNLGIPDENVHVYYNADEMWRKRKLAGESLEKVYGGRIDEDIIVPVSLLPKTIMEIKSLSSKFNVNIAVFGHAGDGHLHPSILVPKEKSLTPEIEKIKENIFKIAVKNNGALSGEHGIGIAKKQYLPLEIDANTLKLLSMIKQTLDPYNIMNPGKKI, from the coding sequence ATGCGTGGTGTTAGTGAACTGTGTTTATCCAAGTTGAGAAGCATATTTGGGGATAGGATCATTATTGATGAGGAAATCTTAAAACAATATGAGGAGGATCAATCATACATTAAAGGTAAACCATCTCTTGCGGTAATACCTGAAACTTCTGAAGAAGTGGAAAAATTGGTTGAGGTGGCTAAGGAATTTAGAATTCCACTTATTCCTAGAGGTGGCGGGACTTCACTTAGCGGTGGTAGTGTCCCAATATTTGGTGGAATAATTGTGGATTTTAAACGGATGAATAGGATTTTGGAATTCGATTTAAATAATTTGCAAGTTTTGGTGGAGCCTGGAGTCATATATGACAATTTAAATGACTTTCTATCTAAATATAACCTATTCTTACCCCCAAATCCTGCAACTGGAGATCAATGCACTATAGGTGGGATGCTTGCTGAAAATTCTGCTGGCCCTCGCAGTTACAAATATGGCACCATTAAAAATTGGGTTTTAGGGTTGGAAGTTATAACTTCCTCTGTTGGTAAGGTGTGGATTGGTTCAAGGACAAAGAAGTGGGTGTCCGCATACAATTTAGTGTCACTTATTGTTGGTAGTGAGGGGACTCTTGGGATAATAACTAAAGCATTGTTGAGGGTTGCCCCTAAACCGCAATATAGAATTGGAGTATCCATATCCAGCAATAATTTGGAAAATGCAGGCGAAATTATAGTTGCGTTGACAAAACTAAACATAGACATTTCTGCAATAGAGTTAATGGATGATATAACCATAGCTGCTATAAACAAAGCGTATAATGCAAGTCTCCCAGAATCGGATGCAATAATACTATTGGAGATTGAGGCCTTCTCAAGTAACGATATGGATAATAAGCTTGAAGCTCTGGCGTCTTATCTAAAAAACCTTGGAATACCTGATGAAAATGTTCATGTATATTATAATGCTGATGAAATGTGGAGGAAAAGGAAGCTTGCTGGAGAATCCCTTGAAAAGGTTTACGGTGGTAGAATAGATGAAGATATTATAGTGCCAGTATCTCTACTCCCGAAAACGATTATGGAAATAAAATCATTAAGCAGTAAATTCAATGTAAATATCGCTGTTTTTGGACATGCTGGTGATGGACATTTACATCCAAGCATACTAGTTCCAAAGGAGAAATCTCTAACCCCTGAAATAGAGAAAATTAAAGAAAACATATTCAAGATAGCAGTAAAAAATAATGGTGCTTTAAGTGGAGAACATGGTATTGGCATAGCTAAAAAACAGTATCTGCCTCTTGAAATAGATGCAAACACATTAAAATTACTATCAATGATAAAGCAGACTCTAGACCCATACAACATCATGAATCCAGGCAAGAAAATATAG
- the map gene encoding type II methionyl aminopeptidase: MYDEEYIEKTLKAGEIVNRVLRDLPRMVKPGVKVFDLCEKIENLIIEGGGKPAFPCNISINNIAAHYTAFPEDQSIIPDDAVVKVDIGAHFDGYIVDAATTISFNSKYDDMVEASRIALKNALKVIKPGVRVSTVSKEIERTISGFGYKPISNLTGHMLKRYILHGGKNIPNVYGEYPWIMEEGEIYAIEPFATDGIGSVTEMQQAYIYSLAKVHSGRTRLEKELLRYIYDNFKTLPFCERWLKNFNVKQENIREIIYRLVENGALNIYPVLREVKNGIVTQFETTVIVSKEGPIITTEM, from the coding sequence ATGTATGATGAGGAGTATATTGAAAAAACTTTGAAGGCTGGTGAAATTGTAAATAGAGTTTTAAGGGATTTACCAAGAATGGTGAAGCCTGGAGTAAAAGTTTTTGATTTATGTGAGAAGATAGAGAATCTAATAATTGAGGGAGGAGGGAAGCCAGCTTTCCCATGCAACATATCCATAAACAACATAGCAGCCCATTATACAGCGTTTCCAGAAGATCAATCAATAATTCCAGATGATGCGGTGGTTAAGGTTGATATAGGTGCCCATTTTGATGGTTACATAGTGGATGCGGCAACCACCATATCATTCAACAGCAAGTACGATGACATGGTTGAAGCGAGTAGGATAGCTTTGAAGAATGCATTGAAAGTAATTAAGCCGGGGGTAAGGGTGAGCACAGTGTCAAAGGAAATTGAAAGGACAATTAGTGGATTTGGGTATAAGCCAATAAGCAATTTAACGGGACATATGCTTAAACGATACATATTGCATGGCGGGAAAAATATACCTAATGTTTATGGGGAATATCCATGGATCATGGAGGAAGGGGAGATATATGCAATTGAACCATTCGCTACTGATGGTATAGGTAGCGTTACTGAAATGCAACAAGCATACATATACTCTTTAGCAAAAGTACATTCTGGAAGAACAAGACTGGAAAAAGAATTATTAAGGTACATTTATGACAACTTTAAAACACTTCCATTCTGCGAAAGGTGGTTGAAAAATTTTAATGTGAAGCAGGAAAATATAAGGGAAATAATTTATAGATTGGTTGAGAATGGGGCATTAAACATTTATCCAGTTTTGAGAGAAGTTAAGAATGGTATAGTAACTCAATTTGAAACAACAGTGATAGTTTCAAAAGAGGGACCAATAATAACTACGGAAATGTGA
- the carB gene encoding carbamoyl-phosphate synthase (glutamine-hydrolyzing) large subunit produces the protein MPKLDGIRKVLILGSGAIKIGEAAEFDYSGSQCLKALREEGIETILVNPNVATIQTDPKLANKIYLLPVTPFYVEEVIKKEKPDGILLGFGGQTALNCGVQLSKMGILDKYNVKVLGTPIDAIEKTEDRELFKNAMINAGIPVPRSFSATSVEEALKAAKDIGYPVVVRVAYTLGGKGSGVAHNDSELIEIVERALTQSAISQVLVEEYLEHWKEIEFEMMRDYANNCIAVCCMENVDPMGIHTGDSIVVAPSQTLTNREYHILRSASIRVIQSLGIVGECNIQWALDPNSEEFRVIEVNARMSRSSALASKATGYPLAYISAKLSIGYLLPELINKVTKVTTACFEPALDYVVVKFPRWDFQKFVGVDRSLGTQMKSVGEVMAIGRCFEEALQKAIRMLDIGKNGLVCNTDENECESLEDILYAISHPRDDRIFKIVKAIKLGVSIEKIYELSGIDPFYLYKIKNIVDMEEKLRKANINDKNIAVLIKEAKRLGFSDKQIALCLGVAEDYVRMLRKKFGIFPCVKQIDTLAAEWPAKTNYLYLTYCGDENDITTESSPEKSKIIVLGSGVFRIGSSVEFDWCAVNMVWALKKHGIKEVILINYNPETVSTDYDVSDKLYFEELSLERILDIYEFEKPIGVIVSVGGQIPNNLALKLSMNGVNILGTSPISIDMAEDRAKFSSILDELQIPQPAWGSFKTIDEAKLFASKIGYPVIIRPSYVLSGSSMRVAYDEKELEEYLSLATKVSPEHPVVISKFISGAKEVEVDGVSDGDDVIIGAIIEHVEEAGVHSGDATMCMPPQTLAPSIINVIRDYSSKIARRLKIVGPFNIQFLVKDNVVYVIECNLRASRSFPYTSKTVGVNLIDLAAMAILGKRFRDIGIFELPPIPHVGVKVPQFSFMRLSGADPVLGVEMRSTGEVACLGENFADALLKALHAAELNLPIRNGTVLLSISDNTKINDIKEIIADLIRIGFKVYLTKRTFELLNDCFNGQYAPPYEIAVFNEDNAPINVIKRRMVDIVINVCSKNNSHYKEYHDEYKLRRIAVEFNIPLITTVELAKALVKAMKQVKYMTIRSLNEYMDGLLWKLW, from the coding sequence ATGCCTAAACTTGATGGTATTCGAAAAGTGCTGATATTGGGGAGTGGAGCTATAAAGATTGGTGAAGCAGCAGAATTTGATTACTCTGGTAGTCAGTGTTTGAAGGCTTTGAGGGAGGAGGGGATTGAGACTATACTGGTGAATCCAAATGTTGCAACAATACAAACAGATCCTAAGCTTGCAAACAAAATATACCTTCTACCTGTAACTCCATTTTATGTGGAGGAGGTTATTAAGAAAGAGAAGCCTGATGGTATTCTACTCGGCTTTGGAGGTCAAACGGCATTGAATTGTGGCGTACAATTGTCTAAAATGGGTATTCTCGATAAATATAACGTTAAGGTTTTAGGTACGCCTATAGATGCCATAGAGAAAACTGAAGATAGGGAGCTATTTAAAAATGCAATGATAAATGCGGGAATCCCTGTACCTAGAAGTTTCTCCGCAACCTCCGTTGAAGAAGCTTTGAAAGCAGCTAAAGATATAGGTTATCCCGTTGTGGTGAGGGTGGCATACACTCTTGGTGGGAAAGGCTCTGGAGTAGCCCATAATGATTCAGAATTGATTGAAATCGTTGAGCGTGCATTAACTCAAAGCGCCATCTCCCAAGTTCTCGTGGAAGAATATTTGGAGCATTGGAAAGAGATAGAATTCGAAATGATGCGTGATTATGCGAATAACTGCATTGCTGTTTGTTGTATGGAGAATGTGGATCCAATGGGGATACATACTGGAGACTCTATTGTTGTTGCTCCATCACAAACTCTTACTAATCGCGAATATCATATTCTAAGGTCTGCATCGATTAGGGTTATTCAAAGTTTAGGAATAGTTGGTGAATGTAATATTCAATGGGCTTTGGATCCTAATTCTGAGGAATTTAGGGTTATTGAGGTTAATGCGCGTATGTCGAGGAGTTCTGCTTTGGCTAGTAAAGCCACTGGATATCCGCTTGCATATATATCTGCCAAGTTGTCGATAGGCTACTTATTGCCAGAACTTATCAATAAAGTGACAAAGGTTACAACGGCATGTTTTGAACCAGCCTTGGATTATGTGGTTGTTAAATTTCCAAGATGGGATTTTCAAAAGTTTGTTGGTGTAGATCGAAGTTTAGGCACTCAGATGAAGTCTGTAGGAGAAGTTATGGCCATTGGGAGATGTTTTGAAGAAGCATTACAAAAAGCCATTAGAATGCTGGATATTGGGAAAAATGGTTTAGTGTGTAATACTGATGAAAATGAATGTGAATCGCTTGAAGACATTCTATATGCAATTTCCCATCCAAGAGATGATAGAATATTCAAGATAGTTAAAGCCATAAAACTTGGTGTTAGTATCGAAAAGATATATGAGCTTAGCGGCATAGACCCCTTCTACTTATATAAAATTAAAAACATTGTAGATATGGAGGAGAAACTCCGTAAAGCAAATATAAATGACAAGAATATCGCGGTATTAATAAAAGAAGCAAAACGGCTTGGTTTTTCAGATAAGCAAATAGCGTTATGCTTGGGAGTTGCAGAAGATTATGTGCGAATGTTAAGGAAAAAGTTTGGAATTTTTCCTTGTGTAAAGCAAATAGATACTTTAGCTGCTGAATGGCCTGCGAAAACCAATTACCTATACTTAACATATTGTGGGGATGAAAATGACATAACAACAGAAAGTTCACCTGAAAAAAGTAAGATCATAGTTTTAGGTTCTGGTGTGTTTAGAATAGGATCTAGCGTTGAGTTTGATTGGTGTGCAGTGAATATGGTTTGGGCTTTAAAGAAGCATGGTATTAAGGAGGTTATATTGATAAATTACAATCCTGAAACCGTTTCAACGGATTATGATGTTTCAGACAAGCTTTACTTTGAGGAATTGAGTTTAGAGAGAATTTTAGATATTTATGAATTTGAGAAACCTATTGGAGTAATAGTTTCTGTAGGTGGTCAAATACCCAATAATCTTGCTTTGAAGTTGAGTATGAATGGTGTTAATATTCTCGGTACTTCGCCTATAAGTATTGATATGGCCGAGGATAGAGCTAAATTTAGCTCCATATTAGATGAATTACAAATACCTCAACCTGCTTGGGGCTCTTTTAAAACGATTGATGAAGCAAAACTATTTGCTTCCAAGATCGGTTACCCCGTAATAATAAGGCCAAGTTACGTTTTATCAGGTTCAAGTATGCGTGTAGCTTATGATGAGAAGGAATTAGAAGAATATTTATCCCTCGCCACTAAAGTTTCCCCAGAACATCCTGTGGTGATTTCAAAATTTATTAGTGGAGCCAAGGAAGTGGAGGTTGACGGCGTTTCTGATGGCGATGATGTCATTATAGGTGCCATTATTGAGCATGTGGAGGAGGCTGGGGTGCATAGTGGTGATGCAACCATGTGTATGCCACCTCAAACTCTAGCGCCCTCAATCATAAATGTTATCAGAGATTACTCTAGTAAAATAGCTAGGAGGCTTAAGATTGTTGGACCATTTAACATTCAGTTTTTGGTAAAAGATAACGTTGTTTATGTAATTGAATGTAACTTGAGGGCTTCAAGGTCATTCCCATATACAAGTAAAACTGTTGGTGTAAATTTAATAGATTTAGCGGCAATGGCAATTTTAGGTAAAAGGTTTAGGGATATTGGAATATTTGAGTTACCACCAATACCTCATGTGGGTGTCAAAGTTCCCCAGTTTAGTTTTATGAGATTATCCGGTGCAGATCCCGTGCTTGGAGTGGAGATGAGGAGTACAGGTGAAGTGGCATGTTTGGGTGAGAACTTTGCTGACGCATTATTGAAGGCTCTTCACGCAGCAGAACTTAACTTACCAATTAGAAATGGTACCGTTTTGTTAAGTATTAGTGACAATACGAAGATAAACGACATTAAAGAAATAATTGCTGATTTAATTAGAATTGGTTTTAAAGTATACCTCACTAAACGTACTTTTGAACTATTAAATGATTGCTTCAATGGTCAATATGCACCTCCTTATGAAATCGCCGTTTTTAATGAAGATAATGCGCCAATAAATGTTATTAAGAGGAGGATGGTGGACATTGTAATAAATGTATGCTCTAAAAATAACTCCCACTACAAAGAGTATCATGATGAATATAAGCTTAGACGTATAGCTGTGGAGTTCAATATCCCACTGATAACAACCGTTGAATTGGCTAAAGCACTGGTTAAAGCTATGAAGCAAGTGAAATACATGACTATTCGTTCTCTGAATGAATATATGGATGGCCTCTTATGGAAATTATGGTAA
- the carA gene encoding glutamine-hydrolyzing carbamoyl-phosphate synthase small subunit produces MTETIFKRAVLILEDGSTYVGYGFGASTKVVGEVVFSTSMVGYTEALTDPSYMGQILLFTYPLIGNYGVPSLDLVDEFNIPLYFESFGIKVSGVVISDLCTMPSHWASSKSFNEWLLENGVPGIFGVDTRSITKKLRSKGVMMGLLYVFDECVSVDSGKLFEELKCSANPIESNLVEKVSIKEPISYHIGSDKNVVVIDCGVKLSIIRNLLRRGVNVIRVPYNFPFEDILSYKPHGVLISNGPGDPALLTETIATVREIVDSGIPTFGICLGNQILALALGGSTYKLKYGHRSQNQPVLNIENNTCFITSQNHGFAVDASSLKDTKLKVWYVNANDGTVEGIRHVEKDAFSVQWHPEGSPGPLDTCFFFDVFIRMLR; encoded by the coding sequence ATGACTGAGACAATATTTAAAAGGGCTGTGCTAATTCTTGAGGATGGCTCTACTTATGTTGGTTATGGATTCGGCGCTTCCACTAAGGTTGTAGGGGAAGTTGTTTTTTCGACTTCTATGGTTGGATATACTGAAGCTTTAACCGACCCCTCATATATGGGTCAAATTTTATTGTTTACATACCCATTGATTGGAAATTATGGTGTTCCATCATTAGACTTAGTTGACGAGTTTAACATACCTCTATACTTCGAGTCATTTGGTATAAAAGTTTCGGGTGTTGTCATTAGTGATTTATGTACTATGCCCTCACATTGGGCTTCCTCTAAATCTTTTAATGAGTGGTTGCTTGAAAATGGTGTTCCAGGTATTTTTGGCGTTGATACTAGGAGTATTACTAAGAAATTAAGGTCCAAAGGTGTTATGATGGGTTTACTTTACGTGTTTGATGAATGTGTATCTGTTGATTCTGGGAAATTATTTGAGGAATTGAAGTGCTCAGCTAATCCGATTGAAAGTAATCTTGTGGAAAAAGTTTCCATTAAAGAGCCTATATCCTACCATATTGGTAGCGATAAGAATGTTGTCGTGATAGATTGTGGAGTTAAGTTGAGTATAATTCGCAACCTTTTGAGAAGAGGGGTTAATGTTATTAGAGTTCCATATAACTTCCCATTTGAAGATATTTTATCTTATAAGCCTCATGGTGTTTTAATAAGCAATGGTCCTGGTGATCCAGCATTATTAACTGAAACTATTGCAACTGTAAGGGAAATTGTTGATAGTGGTATTCCCACCTTTGGGATTTGCCTTGGAAATCAAATACTCGCTTTAGCTTTGGGTGGTTCGACGTATAAATTGAAGTATGGTCACAGATCTCAAAATCAGCCAGTACTAAATATTGAAAATAATACTTGCTTTATAACTTCTCAAAATCATGGGTTTGCTGTGGATGCTTCGTCATTGAAAGATACCAAGTTGAAAGTTTGGTATGTAAATGCTAATGATGGAACTGTTGAAGGAATAAGGCATGTGGAGAAAGATGCTTTTTCCGTTCAATGGCATCCTGAAGGTTCTCCAGGCCCCCTCGATACATGTTTCTTCTTTGATGTATTTATAAGAATGCTGAGGTGA
- the pheT gene encoding phenylalanine--tRNA ligase subunit beta, translating into MPTLSFNINDLMKFSRVESVEKIFYAIRQFKGEIKNVEGEEVIVELEPDRPDLLSVEGLSRAIRNFFEIELSCTTYALLSSNKPCVEVYVKDAQTRPYIACAIIRNLTIDSAFIKSLMNMQEALHITLGRNRRKVAIGIHDYDKITPPIIYTEVSGDEKMVPLDMEEELSLKEILVKHPKGKAYSALVKGTYPVYIDGKGIFSFPPIINGARTRVNESTKNLFIELTGTDEKAVEQTLNVLVCNILERGGIVERVSIKYPNFSKITPDLTPKQMYVNVEMFNKLTGLRINLNEALTLLRRMGYGAEVVNHGEVKVIIPPYRVDILHPVDIIEDMLISYGYENITPELPSIMTVGKPSLIEVLEGKIRGILIGMGFQEVMTFTLTNIANQTTLMNITNANVLRLVNPVSEEYNCYRFWITPNLLRFLSQNKHSAYPQKIFEIGYVAIPSEDDIYVQRNTAIAISASRATFTDAKEVLTSLMDGLGVEASLEQYNHPSFISGRVAVVKVKNRCIGLIGEIHPKVLINFNIEMPVSILEFTHCQPTFPLKGVKVKTFKDDLTAKWL; encoded by the coding sequence ATGCCCACCTTAAGTTTCAATATAAATGATTTAATGAAGTTTAGTCGTGTGGAAAGTGTTGAAAAGATATTTTATGCTATACGGCAATTTAAGGGGGAAATTAAAAACGTTGAGGGGGAAGAGGTCATAGTTGAACTTGAGCCTGATCGCCCCGATCTCTTAAGCGTTGAGGGGTTATCCAGAGCTATAAGAAACTTCTTTGAAATCGAGTTAAGTTGCACTACATATGCTCTCTTGTCTTCAAATAAACCTTGCGTGGAGGTTTACGTTAAAGATGCTCAGACACGCCCATATATAGCGTGCGCAATAATTAGAAATTTAACTATTGACAGTGCTTTCATAAAGAGTTTAATGAACATGCAAGAGGCTTTACATATAACTTTAGGTAGGAATAGAAGGAAGGTTGCTATAGGAATACATGATTATGACAAAATAACGCCACCAATAATATATACTGAAGTGAGTGGGGATGAAAAGATGGTTCCATTGGATATGGAGGAGGAGCTGTCTCTTAAAGAAATATTGGTTAAGCATCCTAAGGGTAAAGCTTATTCTGCACTTGTAAAGGGGACTTATCCAGTATACATTGATGGGAAAGGTATTTTCAGCTTTCCTCCTATAATAAATGGAGCACGTACTAGAGTAAATGAATCTACGAAGAATCTATTTATAGAATTGACTGGAACCGATGAGAAAGCTGTTGAACAAACATTAAATGTGCTTGTCTGTAACATTCTTGAGAGAGGCGGCATTGTGGAAAGAGTTTCCATTAAATATCCCAATTTTAGCAAAATAACCCCCGATTTAACGCCTAAACAAATGTACGTCAATGTTGAGATGTTCAATAAACTTACTGGTTTGAGGATAAACCTAAATGAAGCTTTAACACTATTGAGGAGAATGGGTTATGGAGCTGAAGTGGTAAATCATGGAGAGGTCAAGGTCATTATACCCCCATATAGAGTTGACATTCTTCATCCCGTTGATATTATTGAGGATATGCTGATCTCTTATGGATATGAGAATATAACTCCCGAACTCCCATCAATAATGACTGTTGGGAAACCATCATTGATAGAAGTTTTAGAAGGAAAAATCAGAGGAATACTCATTGGAATGGGCTTTCAGGAGGTAATGACCTTCACATTAACAAATATTGCTAATCAAACAACTCTAATGAATATCACTAATGCAAATGTATTGAGATTAGTGAATCCAGTTAGTGAAGAGTACAATTGTTATAGATTTTGGATAACTCCGAATCTACTACGCTTCCTTTCACAAAATAAACATTCTGCTTATCCTCAAAAAATATTTGAAATAGGGTATGTGGCAATACCGTCGGAAGATGACATTTATGTTCAGAGAAATACTGCCATTGCTATTTCAGCCTCAAGGGCTACATTTACAGATGCTAAGGAAGTTTTGACGTCATTAATGGATGGGCTTGGAGTCGAGGCATCCCTAGAACAGTATAATCATCCATCATTTATAAGTGGCAGAGTTGCTGTTGTGAAAGTTAAAAATAGATGCATTGGCTTAATAGGTGAAATTCATCCAAAAGTTTTAATTAATTTTAACATTGAAATGCCAGTATCTATTTTGGAGTTTACCCATTGCCAACCAACTTTCCCTCTTAAAGGTGTCAAAGTGAAAACGTTCAAGGATGATTTAACAGCGAAATGGCTTTAA
- a CDS encoding phenylalanine--tRNA ligase subunit alpha: MCNMGGSNGAPISIDLLQKIIGMLHPIEMKVLIALETSHTLKDVSEKTGLSVDSVLWAFESLKVKNLISVEEVLISTYELDVEGEEYLEQLFPEQRVIKKLIEHGGASLIEDLQLSEAELKIGLSWAVKLGWISIEKVNGNRLVKLKVENATDLLNNYPPYILLSKINNGFPLSEEDLVLLGSLRKRGRIIKDRSVKEVKASLTQVGLKALSMIKELFSIRNVLDIKNIKIVNELTRDIIVSGEWSNLYFRPYDVSAPVKKLIFGKKHPYREIIDEIREILIGLGFEEVTSPPIEVNFWNTDALFMPSDHPARDIHDVFYVDYKRMNLDKVCEREIWERVKATHENGWETGSKGWGYWDPELALKRILRSQTTAVSVRCLSQLSDSDLPKKIFTIDRNYRPDKIDATHLMEFNQCEGIVVSYDVNFKHLLGFLKTIAEAFGIKEVKFQPAYFPFTEPSVVGYIKHDKLGWIEALPAGIFRPEVTYPLGIKATVLAWGLGIDRLAMVALGIEDIRLLFSNDLDWLRSKRIPTLWGV; this comes from the coding sequence ATGTGTAATATGGGAGGGAGTAATGGAGCTCCAATTTCAATAGATCTTCTTCAAAAAATCATAGGGATGCTTCATCCAATTGAAATGAAGGTTTTGATTGCCTTAGAGACTTCCCATACATTAAAAGATGTTTCTGAGAAAACTGGGTTATCAGTGGACTCTGTGTTATGGGCTTTTGAATCTCTAAAGGTCAAGAATCTAATATCAGTAGAAGAAGTTCTTATATCCACATATGAATTGGATGTGGAAGGAGAGGAATACTTAGAGCAACTATTTCCAGAGCAACGGGTTATCAAGAAATTGATTGAGCATGGTGGTGCATCTTTAATTGAAGATCTTCAATTGAGTGAAGCTGAATTAAAGATAGGATTAAGTTGGGCTGTGAAATTGGGTTGGATTTCTATTGAAAAAGTGAATGGAAATAGACTTGTAAAATTGAAGGTTGAAAATGCTACCGACCTACTAAACAATTATCCTCCATACATACTATTAAGTAAAATTAATAATGGCTTTCCACTTTCTGAGGAAGACCTTGTTTTGCTGGGATCTCTGAGGAAGAGAGGGAGGATTATTAAGGATAGAAGTGTAAAGGAAGTTAAAGCCTCATTAACTCAAGTTGGCTTAAAAGCTTTGAGTATGATTAAGGAGCTTTTCTCAATTCGTAATGTATTGGACATTAAAAACATAAAAATAGTTAATGAACTTACAAGGGACATTATAGTTTCTGGGGAGTGGTCTAATCTTTACTTTAGACCTTATGATGTCTCCGCTCCTGTAAAGAAACTTATTTTTGGGAAGAAGCATCCATATAGGGAGATAATAGATGAAATTCGAGAAATACTTATAGGATTGGGATTTGAAGAGGTTACTAGTCCACCAATAGAAGTCAACTTCTGGAATACAGATGCCCTCTTCATGCCCTCAGATCATCCTGCAAGAGATATACATGATGTCTTCTATGTTGATTATAAACGGATGAATTTAGATAAAGTCTGCGAGAGGGAAATATGGGAGCGTGTTAAAGCTACTCATGAAAACGGCTGGGAAACTGGTTCGAAAGGCTGGGGTTACTGGGATCCTGAACTCGCTTTAAAACGTATATTGAGGAGTCAGACTACAGCAGTATCTGTGCGTTGTTTATCTCAGTTAAGTGACTCTGATTTGCCGAAGAAGATATTTACGATTGACAGAAATTATAGGCCTGATAAAATCGATGCAACTCATTTAATGGAATTTAATCAGTGTGAGGGTATAGTTGTATCATATGATGTTAATTTTAAACATTTGCTGGGCTTCTTAAAAACTATTGCGGAAGCCTTTGGCATAAAGGAGGTTAAATTTCAGCCAGCATATTTCCCATTCACGGAACCCAGTGTTGTTGGGTACATTAAACATGATAAATTGGGTTGGATTGAAGCATTACCTGCAGGGATTTTCAGACCTGAAGTCACGTACCCACTTGGAATTAAAGCTACAGTTCTTGCTTGGGGACTTGGGATAGATAGATTGGCTATGGTGGCTCTCGGGATAGAAGATATACGACTACTTTTCTCCAATGACTTAGATTGGCTAAGATCAAAGAGGATTCCAACATTGTGGGGGGTCTAA